The following are encoded together in the Pedobacter steynii genome:
- a CDS encoding RNA polymerase sigma factor, which translates to MKFIKNNTRIQEQDDAALIARYKISGDLEVLGQLYNKYMHLVFGVCLNYLKDEEQSKDAVMQIFEELVGKLKVHEVQNFKSWLHVLSRNHCLMAIRKNSKNTTVSLEDTFVENTEFVHLDMDDTKETKLTVMERCMETLSEEQRLSVDLFYLQEKCYKEVADITGYEMVKVKSYIQNGKRNLKICIEKNSSE; encoded by the coding sequence TTGAAGTTTATTAAAAATAATACCAGAATCCAGGAGCAGGACGATGCTGCTTTGATTGCCCGATATAAAATCAGCGGCGACCTGGAGGTATTGGGCCAGCTGTACAACAAGTATATGCACCTGGTATTTGGGGTCTGCCTGAACTACCTGAAGGATGAAGAACAAAGCAAAGATGCAGTCATGCAGATTTTTGAAGAGCTGGTTGGCAAGCTGAAGGTTCATGAAGTACAGAATTTCAAAAGCTGGCTTCACGTCTTGTCGAGGAACCATTGTTTAATGGCTATCCGTAAAAATTCCAAAAATACAACTGTCTCTCTGGAAGATACTTTTGTGGAAAACACAGAATTTGTGCATCTTGATATGGATGATACAAAGGAAACGAAGCTTACCGTTATGGAAAGGTGTATGGAAACCCTTTCTGAAGAACAGCGACTAAGCGTAGATTTGTTCTATTTGCAGGAAAAGTGTTATAAAGAAGTGGCGGATATTACCGGCTACGAAATGGTAAAAGTGAAGAGTTATATCCAGAATGGAAAAAGGAACTTGAAAATTTGTATAGAAAAAAACAGCAGTGAATAA
- a CDS encoding carboxypeptidase-like regulatory domain-containing protein — protein sequence MNNDWLDIGVLEDYLDGKLDAKTMNRVEREALEDPFVAEALAGLSASPKRSLQSISLLQKQLQDRIAEQLDSKKTKVITWQRLSIAATAAVLFISVSIIFWMKEAANQNQLAKQPKSVDVSIAPVVPEPVSPVSADALAQLKTAPKQKETETEKSPVTLRNEEVDRALRAAKINAYAANRTKVAPVPTADAAPETLKEVVVVAYPVTQKRAVTMSAQSVIAPAETVAVNNAAAARTMAAPVGGISPSVLMGKVTTASNGEPMPGVFVKIEGTKLTAVTDAEGRFRISADSSIKGDKIVLNYLGYNSKVVSAKWNEPMSIRLVENNSAFDKKDTPDVASGPDGGWDKWARYIRRNNKLSKEPFLNRKVELSFIVGADRRPADVKVLNGIDEAHDQEAKRLLLNGPKWKIPSNPAERISFNIVF from the coding sequence GTGAATAACGATTGGTTAGATATAGGAGTTTTAGAAGATTATCTTGATGGTAAGCTGGATGCTAAAACCATGAACAGGGTAGAGCGCGAGGCGCTTGAAGATCCTTTCGTGGCTGAAGCGCTGGCGGGGCTAAGTGCGTCACCAAAACGCTCTCTGCAATCTATTTCTCTGCTTCAGAAACAATTGCAGGATCGGATTGCTGAACAGCTGGATTCCAAAAAAACAAAGGTAATTACCTGGCAAAGACTAAGTATTGCCGCAACTGCGGCGGTGTTGTTCATTTCAGTAAGCATCATTTTCTGGATGAAAGAGGCTGCAAATCAGAATCAGTTGGCTAAACAGCCTAAATCGGTTGATGTAAGCATTGCACCCGTTGTTCCGGAACCAGTATCTCCTGTTTCCGCAGATGCACTCGCTCAGTTGAAAACTGCTCCTAAACAGAAGGAAACTGAAACAGAAAAGAGCCCTGTTACCCTTCGTAATGAAGAAGTCGATCGGGCCCTGCGTGCCGCTAAAATAAATGCTTATGCGGCGAACCGCACAAAAGTAGCTCCGGTACCCACTGCAGATGCGGCCCCGGAAACACTCAAAGAAGTAGTTGTAGTTGCTTATCCTGTCACGCAAAAGAGAGCTGTGACCATGAGTGCTCAGAGCGTCATTGCTCCTGCAGAAACGGTCGCGGTGAATAATGCTGCCGCTGCCAGAACAATGGCAGCTCCTGTAGGAGGAATAAGTCCTTCAGTGTTGATGGGGAAAGTGACGACAGCAAGTAATGGTGAGCCAATGCCGGGCGTGTTTGTAAAAATAGAAGGGACTAAATTAACTGCAGTTACTGACGCAGAGGGAAGGTTCAGAATTTCGGCTGACAGCAGTATAAAAGGTGATAAGATAGTCTTGAATTATTTAGGTTATAACTCAAAAGTGGTTTCTGCAAAATGGAATGAACCGATGAGCATCCGTTTAGTAGAAAATAATTCGGCATTCGATAAAAAAGATACACCGGATGTCGCTTCTGGTCCTGATGGAGGTTGGGATAAATGGGCCAGGTATATTCGAAGGAATAATAAATTAAGTAAAGAGCCTTTCCTTAATAGAAAGGTGGAGCTTAGCTTTATCGTTGGAGCAGATCGCAGGCCGGCAGATGTTAAGGTCCTGAATGGGATTGACGAAGCACATGATCAGGAAGCAAAAAGGTTACTCCTGAATGGCCCTAAATGGAAGATCCCGTCTAATCCAGCTGAGCGGATCAGCTTTAACATCGTCTTTTAG
- a CDS encoding inorganic phosphate transporter: protein MVTTLLVVVIVLAIAFDYINGFHDAANSIATIVSTKVLSPFQAVLWAALFNFAAYFYFTDHKVANTIAKTVVENFITLEVILAGLLAAITWNLFTWWFGIPSSSSHTLIGGFAGAGMAKAATVGAGIMSAINLAPILKVVAFIVLAPVIGMIISVIISIIILHISKNARPSVAEKWFKRLQLISSAALSFTHGGNDAQKVMGIIYVSMVAANVLKTGDAMPEWIPISCYAAIALGTMSGGWKIVKTMGSKITKVNAFEGVAAETAGAVTLGITEHFGIPVSTTHTITGSIVGVGLLKRVSAVRWGVTVSLLWAWVLTIPVSATLAAIVYSVIHLFF, encoded by the coding sequence ATGGTAACTACCTTATTGGTTGTTGTAATTGTCCTGGCAATTGCCTTCGATTATATTAATGGCTTTCATGATGCCGCAAACTCAATTGCAACAATTGTATCTACGAAAGTATTATCCCCATTCCAGGCAGTGTTATGGGCAGCGCTCTTCAATTTTGCTGCATATTTTTATTTTACAGACCATAAAGTGGCCAATACGATTGCTAAAACGGTTGTGGAGAACTTCATTACTCTTGAAGTAATCCTCGCTGGTCTGTTAGCGGCCATCACATGGAACCTATTTACCTGGTGGTTTGGCATCCCTTCCAGTTCATCACACACCCTTATTGGAGGTTTTGCTGGTGCTGGTATGGCCAAAGCAGCAACGGTTGGGGCCGGAATAATGTCGGCTATTAACCTTGCCCCTATCCTAAAAGTGGTCGCCTTTATTGTGCTGGCCCCTGTAATTGGAATGATAATTTCCGTGATTATATCTATTATTATCCTTCACATCTCTAAGAATGCAAGACCTTCTGTGGCAGAGAAGTGGTTCAAAAGGCTACAATTAATCTCATCTGCAGCCTTAAGTTTTACCCATGGAGGTAATGATGCGCAGAAAGTAATGGGGATCATCTATGTATCCATGGTGGCTGCAAACGTGCTTAAGACAGGCGATGCAATGCCAGAATGGATTCCAATCTCTTGTTACGCTGCAATTGCATTAGGAACAATGAGTGGAGGATGGAAAATCGTTAAAACAATGGGTTCAAAAATTACTAAAGTAAATGCCTTTGAAGGTGTTGCAGCAGAAACAGCTGGTGCGGTGACTTTAGGAATTACAGAACATTTTGGAATACCGGTTTCTACCACACACACGATTACCGGATCTATTGTTGGTGTAGGCTTATTGAAAAGAGTATCAGCAGTACGCTGGGGTGTAACAGTAAGTTTATTATGGGCATGGGTATTAACCATTCCTGTATCTGCTACCCTTGCCGCAATTGTTTACTCAGTGATCCATTTGTTCTTTTAG
- a CDS encoding DUF47 domain-containing protein, translating to MNSIFKFFTPRDKKFQPLFEQAGSNVLKISEALLLALSATDLEKRKEYIKEVERLEHVGDDITHSIFLELSKNFITPFDREDIHALASAVDDIADYIHASASNIELYNIVNIGDAMIKLAELLVEMCTDLDKAIKELRSFKNIRVIADACVRINSGENQADYVTNLAIARLFEFETNAIELIKQKEVLQTLEMATDKCEDAANVLESILVKNA from the coding sequence ATGAATAGCATTTTTAAGTTCTTCACTCCAAGAGACAAAAAGTTCCAGCCCTTGTTTGAACAGGCAGGTAGTAATGTATTAAAAATTTCTGAAGCCTTATTGCTTGCCCTAAGCGCAACTGATCTGGAAAAGAGAAAAGAATACATCAAAGAGGTGGAGCGTCTTGAGCACGTTGGGGATGACATTACTCATTCAATTTTCTTAGAATTAAGTAAGAATTTTATTACTCCTTTTGACAGGGAAGACATCCATGCACTAGCCAGTGCTGTTGATGACATTGCGGATTACATTCATGCGTCTGCAAGCAACATCGAGTTGTACAACATTGTTAACATTGGCGATGCAATGATCAAACTTGCAGAACTTTTGGTAGAAATGTGTACCGATCTGGATAAAGCCATCAAAGAATTAAGGAGCTTCAAAAATATCCGCGTTATCGCTGATGCCTGTGTAAGGATTAACAGCGGTGAGAATCAGGCTGACTATGTAACCAACCTGGCTATTGCCCGTTTGTTTGAATTTGAAACCAACGCGATTGAACTAATTAAACAAAAAGAAGTGCTGCAGACCTTAGAAATGGCTACAGACAAATGTGAAGATGCAGCAAATGTGTTGGAATCTATTTTGGTAAAGAACGCTTAA
- a CDS encoding sensor histidine kinase gives MKLSVLVLIAAFAVGLSIGLVNFYFQQSWYFMLVSFAVAFITSFIVFYYLLEKYIYSKIVLIYKLIHNLKLGKDLKDALGEYVSSDPINDVEHEVKEWAGAKKREIDILKKQEQFRREFLSNVSHEFKTPLFAIQGYIETLQDCLTDDPEMATKFLKKAENNVERLSYLINDLDSISKLETGEIPINYTKFDFVLLAKEVMEGLEDKAKTKEIVISFKDKYTHPAYVRADREKIRQVMINLIQNSIKYGKEHGSTAIKIFELHDQYLVEVTDDGIGIEEKHLPRLFERFYRIDSHRSRQEGGTGLGLAIVKHILEAHQQIISVRSTQQIGTTFAFTLEKIG, from the coding sequence ATGAAGTTAAGCGTCCTCGTACTCATTGCTGCTTTTGCAGTTGGCCTTTCCATTGGACTGGTGAATTTCTATTTTCAACAGAGCTGGTATTTTATGCTGGTTTCTTTTGCAGTAGCTTTCATCACCAGTTTCATTGTTTTTTATTACCTCCTGGAAAAGTATATCTATTCCAAAATTGTATTGATTTACAAGCTCATTCACAACCTTAAACTCGGAAAAGATCTCAAAGACGCGTTAGGAGAATATGTCAGCTCTGATCCCATCAACGATGTGGAACATGAGGTGAAAGAATGGGCTGGCGCAAAGAAAAGAGAGATTGATATTCTAAAAAAACAGGAACAGTTCCGGAGAGAATTTCTATCCAACGTGTCTCATGAATTTAAAACCCCTCTGTTTGCCATACAGGGTTATATAGAGACTTTACAGGATTGTCTGACAGACGATCCGGAAATGGCCACTAAATTTTTAAAAAAAGCAGAGAATAACGTAGAGCGGCTAAGCTACCTCATTAATGACCTGGATTCTATTTCCAAGCTGGAAACCGGAGAGATTCCAATCAATTATACCAAATTCGACTTCGTCCTTCTGGCAAAAGAAGTAATGGAGGGATTGGAAGACAAAGCGAAAACGAAAGAGATTGTCATCTCGTTCAAAGATAAATATACTCACCCAGCTTACGTAAGAGCAGATCGGGAGAAAATCAGACAAGTAATGATCAATCTGATCCAGAATTCTATAAAGTATGGCAAAGAGCATGGTTCTACTGCCATAAAAATTTTCGAATTACATGACCAATACCTGGTCGAGGTAACGGATGATGGAATTGGAATTGAAGAAAAGCACCTGCCCCGTTTATTTGAACGTTTTTACAGAATAGACTCGCACCGTTCGAGACAGGAAGGTGGTACCGGATTAGGTTTGGCTATAGTAAAACACATCCTGGAAGCACATCAGCAGATCATCTCGGTAAGGAGTACTCAGCAGATCGGGACAACATTTGCTTTCACACTCGAAAAGATTGGTTAA
- a CDS encoding HD domain-containing protein — protein sequence MNTIIERTISFVKETLEGAEAGHDWFHIERVYKNAQHLNETEKGDELIVALAALLHDIADPKFNDGDEEIGPRIAGDFLNSLGLEPGLISHVQEIIKNLSYKASLGEINFQSRELDIVQDADRLDAIGAIGIARAFTYGGYKNRVLYDPEISPNLHMSKEEYKNSSTPTLNHFYEKLLKLKDLMKTESGRKIAIQRHDFMLLYLDHFYQEWQGKI from the coding sequence ATGAATACAATTATTGAGCGAACGATAAGCTTTGTTAAAGAAACACTGGAAGGTGCTGAAGCAGGTCATGACTGGTTTCATATAGAAAGGGTCTATAAAAATGCTCAGCACCTGAATGAAACGGAAAAAGGAGATGAACTAATTGTTGCACTGGCAGCTTTACTACATGACATTGCTGATCCGAAATTCAATGATGGAGATGAAGAAATAGGTCCGAGAATAGCCGGAGATTTCTTAAACAGTCTGGGGCTCGAGCCAGGCCTGATCAGTCATGTCCAGGAAATCATCAAAAATCTGAGCTACAAAGCCAGTCTTGGGGAAATTAATTTTCAGTCCAGAGAGTTGGATATCGTCCAGGACGCGGACCGCCTGGATGCGATCGGTGCCATTGGGATCGCCAGGGCATTCACTTATGGTGGCTATAAAAACCGGGTTCTATATGACCCTGAGATTTCTCCGAACCTACACATGAGTAAAGAAGAATATAAAAACTCCAGCACACCTACTCTCAATCATTTTTATGAAAAACTCCTGAAATTGAAAGATCTGATGAAGACCGAGAGTGGAAGAAAAATCGCGATTCAGCGCCATGATTTTATGCTCCTTTATCTGGATCATTTTTATCAGGAATGGCAGGGGAAAATTTAA
- a CDS encoding helix-turn-helix domain-containing protein has product MKERFEINVRDIPGNIKKVRKIKALTQDYLASQLHISQNAYSKIELGHSKLTVERLYQISVILDVQMNQLINFRATDFGRAQLVQI; this is encoded by the coding sequence ATGAAAGAGCGCTTCGAAATTAACGTCAGGGATATTCCCGGCAATATCAAAAAAGTGAGGAAAATCAAAGCCCTCACCCAGGACTATCTCGCTTCCCAGCTCCACATTTCCCAGAATGCCTATAGCAAAATTGAATTGGGCCATAGTAAGTTGACCGTGGAACGTTTATATCAGATTTCCGTTATTCTGGATGTCCAGATGAATCAGCTGATTAATTTCAGGGCTACAGACTTTGGCAGAGCACAGCTCGTCCAGATATAA
- a CDS encoding THUMP domain-containing class I SAM-dependent RNA methyltransferase, which translates to MQVFHTKSKVILTCNKRLSPYLQEEVKSLGYTIVRDFPTGVELNITLTECIKLNLNLRCASQILYCLKSFKANNPEELYRELADMAWEELIDFSGYFSVTSNVDNPTITTPLFANLKVKDAIVDRIKDKKGIRPNSGSDANKAVVHLYWKDSEADIFIDTSGETLAKHGYRKIPGKAPMLEALASGVIMSSQWDQKSPFVNPMCGSGTLAIEAALIATNRRPGLFRMNYGFMHVLGYDEEVFFAERRILKDQVIKNIDLQIIATDLSEDAVDVSRKNAKTAGVDTLITFEVCDFAETKVPEGGKGVVLFNPEYGERLGVHSKLELTYKRMGDFMKQECKGYFGYIFTGNPDLAKKIGLKATRKLEFYNGKLDCRMLEYELYDGTRRPEPKD; encoded by the coding sequence ATGCAAGTTTTCCACACAAAAAGCAAGGTTATCTTAACCTGCAACAAGCGATTATCGCCATATCTACAGGAAGAGGTTAAATCCCTGGGTTATACTATTGTTAGGGATTTCCCTACTGGAGTAGAATTAAACATTACCCTTACTGAATGCATCAAGTTAAATTTAAACTTAAGATGTGCCAGTCAGATCTTATATTGTTTAAAGAGCTTTAAAGCTAATAATCCGGAGGAACTGTACCGGGAGCTGGCAGATATGGCCTGGGAAGAGCTGATTGATTTTTCAGGATATTTCTCGGTGACTTCAAATGTGGATAACCCAACAATTACGACACCACTCTTTGCTAATTTAAAGGTAAAGGATGCTATTGTTGACCGTATCAAAGACAAAAAGGGAATCCGTCCTAATTCTGGTTCCGATGCGAATAAAGCAGTAGTTCATTTGTACTGGAAGGATAGTGAAGCAGATATATTTATCGATACTTCCGGAGAAACACTGGCAAAACACGGTTACCGTAAGATTCCCGGAAAAGCTCCAATGTTGGAAGCGTTGGCTTCAGGAGTAATTATGAGCAGCCAATGGGACCAGAAATCACCGTTTGTGAACCCGATGTGTGGTTCAGGAACACTAGCCATTGAAGCCGCATTAATTGCCACTAACCGAAGACCCGGGCTCTTCCGTATGAATTACGGCTTTATGCACGTCCTTGGCTATGATGAAGAAGTATTTTTCGCAGAACGAAGAATTCTGAAAGACCAGGTGATTAAAAATATTGATTTGCAGATTATTGCAACAGATTTGTCCGAAGATGCGGTGGATGTAAGTCGAAAAAACGCAAAAACAGCCGGTGTAGATACCCTGATTACTTTTGAAGTTTGTGACTTCGCAGAAACAAAAGTACCTGAGGGCGGTAAAGGAGTCGTGTTGTTTAATCCGGAATATGGAGAACGTTTGGGTGTACACTCCAAACTGGAGCTGACCTATAAGCGAATGGGCGATTTCATGAAGCAGGAGTGTAAAGGCTATTTCGGTTATATTTTTACCGGGAACCCCGACCTGGCCAAGAAAATCGGCCTTAAAGCTACCAGAAAATTAGAATTTTATAACGGAAAACTAGATTGCCGAATGCTGGAATATGAGTTGTATGATGGCACAAGAAGACCGGAACCAAAGGACTGA
- a CDS encoding DUF3127 domain-containing protein gives MEIKGKVHEIGALQQVSETFKKRDLIIEYAENPTYPEYIRFEALQDKTALFDSLKTGDDVEVSFNLRGRPWTDKTGKTSYFNSLVVWRINALTPGAAAATPAYAPPADLNSAPGEEDDLPF, from the coding sequence ATGGAAATAAAAGGAAAAGTGCATGAAATTGGTGCATTACAACAGGTGAGTGAGACTTTTAAGAAACGTGACCTGATTATAGAATATGCAGAAAACCCTACTTATCCTGAATACATCAGGTTCGAGGCTTTACAAGATAAAACAGCTTTATTTGATAGCTTAAAAACTGGTGATGATGTTGAAGTTTCATTTAACTTACGTGGTCGTCCATGGACTGACAAAACCGGAAAAACATCTTATTTTAACAGTTTAGTCGTATGGCGTATCAATGCCCTTACTCCAGGAGCTGCAGCTGCAACTCCGGCATATGCTCCACCAGCTGACCTGAATAGCGCTCCAGGCGAGGAAGATGATCTTCCTTTCTAA
- a CDS encoding sensor histidine kinase: protein MKKRSLWLITALMTIALLGVFVMQLYYIREAYNLKSQLFQQDVTQALSAVVSKVQKRYAASHLNKKDDQLRAEREAELRDKAQLLVDFKEQHKANEELRKLEQQKKIIADLNMQDSVIRNNYLRPMIISEKEYVSMSSVDNDKKSPLQVDMNFGVDKAGNVITANINQTYIPEKIVTFKVTTDRLPDSIRYLAFNPFNRKPLLITLPRVSPEMAAKFKSEDEIEAQKFQRAFKELLNDTVMIKNNSLNYLEDVAKEMQQENIPIDERVSRDVLDTLIRNELLNRNIKLNYDFWVKLANKDSVLYRRVSNSYVEPVPADVHKMALFSNDIFRDPGMLYVNFPNENSLILGNLSATMGSSAGLLLILIFIFAYTIYAILKQKKISEMKTDFINNMTHEFKTPVATIMIASEALKDPEITEDKNRVKRLAGIIYDENVRLGNHIERVLSIARLEKKELKLERTELNINDLILVVVDSMNLQLQKKDAEIKLHLDASEPIIYADELHLSNVIYNLIDNANKYSVSAPKITLSTKNTGKNMIIEVADEGIGMTKEQTKRIFDQFYRVPTGNLHDVKGFGLGLNYVQDIIAQMNGLIKVNSEKDKGTVFEIILPLNHN, encoded by the coding sequence ATGAAAAAGAGAAGCCTTTGGTTAATCACCGCCTTAATGACCATAGCCTTGCTTGGTGTATTTGTAATGCAATTGTATTACATCAGGGAAGCGTATAACCTTAAATCACAACTTTTTCAACAAGACGTTACTCAGGCTTTAAGTGCAGTAGTCAGCAAAGTTCAAAAAAGATATGCAGCCAGTCACCTGAATAAGAAGGATGACCAGCTAAGGGCAGAAAGAGAAGCCGAGCTCAGAGATAAAGCACAGCTATTGGTTGATTTTAAAGAACAGCATAAAGCAAACGAAGAGCTCCGGAAACTGGAACAGCAAAAAAAAATCATTGCTGATCTAAATATGCAGGATAGCGTAATCAGGAATAATTATCTCAGACCCATGATCATATCTGAAAAGGAGTATGTGTCGATGTCAAGTGTAGACAATGACAAGAAATCTCCATTACAGGTAGATATGAACTTCGGAGTGGATAAGGCTGGAAATGTCATCACGGCGAATATTAACCAGACTTATATTCCTGAGAAAATAGTAACTTTTAAAGTTACGACTGATCGCCTGCCTGATAGCATTCGTTATCTGGCTTTTAATCCCTTTAACCGAAAGCCATTATTAATTACACTTCCGAGGGTCTCTCCGGAAATGGCAGCTAAATTTAAAAGTGAAGACGAGATCGAGGCCCAGAAATTTCAACGGGCTTTTAAAGAGCTGCTGAATGATACGGTGATGATTAAGAACAATAGTCTGAATTATCTGGAAGATGTGGCAAAAGAAATGCAGCAGGAGAACATTCCGATTGATGAAAGAGTATCGAGGGATGTGCTGGATACGTTGATCAGAAACGAGCTGTTAAACAGAAATATCAAACTGAACTACGACTTCTGGGTAAAGCTGGCTAATAAAGATTCCGTGTTATATCGTCGGGTTTCCAATTCCTATGTAGAACCGGTTCCTGCGGATGTACATAAAATGGCCTTGTTTAGTAATGACATCTTCCGTGATCCGGGAATGTTGTATGTGAACTTCCCAAATGAAAACTCTTTAATTCTTGGAAATCTTAGTGCCACAATGGGCTCTTCTGCTGGACTGTTGTTGATTCTGATCTTTATTTTTGCCTATACCATTTATGCCATCTTAAAGCAAAAGAAAATTTCAGAAATGAAGACCGATTTCATTAATAATATGACGCATGAGTTTAAGACGCCTGTGGCCACAATTATGATTGCGAGTGAGGCTTTGAAGGACCCCGAGATTACAGAAGATAAGAATAGGGTGAAGCGATTGGCAGGAATTATTTATGATGAAAATGTACGCCTCGGGAATCACATCGAAAGGGTATTGAGTATTGCCAGGCTTGAAAAGAAGGAATTGAAGCTGGAACGGACGGAACTGAACATTAATGACCTGATCCTGGTGGTGGTCGACAGCATGAACCTACAATTGCAAAAGAAAGATGCCGAAATAAAGTTGCACCTGGATGCATCCGAGCCGATCATTTATGCAGATGAACTGCACCTTTCTAATGTCATTTATAACCTGATTGACAATGCAAATAAGTATAGTGTCAGTGCGCCTAAAATTACCCTTAGCACCAAAAATACAGGTAAAAATATGATTATTGAAGTCGCCGATGAAGGGATTGGAATGACTAAGGAGCAAACAAAACGTATTTTTGATCAATTTTATAGAGTGCCGACAGGAAATTTACACGATGTAAAAGGATTCGGACTTGGCCTGAATTATGTTCAGGATATCATAGCACAAATGAACGGGCTGATCAAGGTGAATAGTGAAAAAGATAAAGGCACTGTATTTGAAATAATATTACCTCTAAATCATAACTAA
- a CDS encoding response regulator transcription factor yields the protein MKRILLVEDDPNLGLLLQDYLQLKGKFDVILCVDGEEGLRAFGKQDFDMCILDVMMPKKDGFTLGKEIRKINQHVPIIFATAKAMMEDKASAYDLGGDDYITKPFRIEELLLRINALLKRVSAKEEPEASPAETHFLIGDYTFDYTTQLIHFKGQQQKLSTKEAELLQLLCLKKNAVLTREEALLSIWHDDNYFNGRSMDVFLSKLRKYLREDPKVEILNVHGKGYKLLVN from the coding sequence ATGAAAAGAATTCTATTGGTAGAAGATGATCCGAATCTGGGTTTGCTTTTGCAAGATTACCTGCAACTGAAAGGTAAATTTGACGTCATCCTTTGTGTAGATGGAGAGGAAGGTCTCAGGGCTTTTGGTAAACAGGATTTTGACATGTGTATTCTTGATGTCATGATGCCTAAGAAAGATGGATTTACACTGGGAAAGGAAATCAGAAAGATCAACCAGCACGTCCCTATTATTTTTGCTACAGCTAAAGCAATGATGGAAGATAAAGCCTCTGCTTACGATCTGGGTGGAGACGATTACATTACTAAACCTTTCCGAATTGAGGAATTGCTTTTAAGGATCAATGCGCTGTTGAAAAGAGTATCTGCCAAAGAGGAACCGGAGGCAAGCCCGGCTGAAACACATTTCCTGATCGGAGATTATACATTTGATTACACTACCCAACTGATTCACTTTAAAGGGCAACAACAAAAACTCAGCACCAAAGAGGCCGAGCTGTTACAATTATTGTGCTTAAAAAAGAATGCAGTACTTACCCGCGAAGAAGCATTGCTGAGTATCTGGCATGATGACAACTACTTTAACGGCCGTAGTATGGATGTGTTTTTAAGTAAACTAAGAAAGTACCTTAGGGAAGACCCTAAGGTTGAAATTCTGAATGTTCATGGTAAAGGGTATAAGCTGCTGGTCAACTAA
- a CDS encoding GLPGLI family protein translates to MKQKVILFFFLFGYTCVQAQNVRFTTDGLIEFEKKTNMYAVIKKSINKDNSAYMQSAFDAYKKNQPQFKVLKSTLAFSKDKTLFTPLKDENSDSRGFFGDDPTSGQNNTIFTDLSNSSFIAQKKVYEETFLVKDSTRKINWKITEETREIAGYECRRANAIILDSVYVVAFYTDKIPVSGGPESFTGLPGMILGVALPHENVSWFATSIKDRPVTEAELKAPLKGKQVNNKGLMDTIHSALKSWGSYAQTALKAFSL, encoded by the coding sequence ATGAAACAGAAAGTAATTTTATTTTTCTTCTTATTCGGATATACCTGTGTTCAGGCTCAGAATGTAAGATTTACGACAGATGGATTAATCGAATTTGAAAAGAAAACCAATATGTATGCCGTTATTAAAAAGAGCATCAATAAGGACAACTCAGCATATATGCAGTCCGCTTTTGATGCTTATAAAAAAAACCAACCTCAGTTTAAGGTTTTAAAAAGCACCCTTGCCTTTTCAAAGGACAAGACCTTATTTACCCCGCTTAAAGATGAGAATAGTGATTCAAGAGGTTTTTTTGGAGATGATCCTACTTCTGGCCAGAATAACACCATTTTCACAGATCTGTCTAACTCCAGTTTTATCGCCCAAAAAAAAGTATATGAAGAGACTTTTTTGGTAAAGGACAGTACCAGGAAAATCAATTGGAAAATCACCGAAGAAACCAGGGAAATTGCAGGATATGAATGCAGAAGGGCAAATGCAATTATTCTGGATTCTGTGTATGTTGTTGCTTTTTATACGGATAAGATTCCCGTTTCTGGTGGCCCCGAATCATTTACAGGTTTACCGGGTATGATCCTGGGTGTTGCTTTACCACACGAAAATGTATCCTGGTTTGCCACAAGCATCAAAGACAGGCCAGTAACGGAAGCAGAACTAAAAGCCCCTCTAAAAGGAAAACAGGTAAACAATAAAGGCTTGATGGACACCATTCACTCGGCCTTAAAAAGTTGGGGCAGTTATGCCCAGACTGCACTAAAGGCTTTCAGCCTTTAG